One Drechmeria coniospora strain ARSEF 6962 chromosome 01, whole genome shotgun sequence genomic region harbors:
- a CDS encoding putative glycine decarboxylase P subunit, producing the protein MASRLARAGGMPLRPSASPLGFVARSRCFYQTSSLPGKVDAAKAKAESERPYSRKPQYGEMKRLRAQCKEPWKDFTARHIGPREDDIVDMLKALGPGAETLDSFVSQVIPADIMLPPQKKVQPKALSETEVRRVFKAMERSNKVRVWMNGGGYYPVETPAVIKRNILENPAWYTSYTPYQAEISQGRLQSLLNFQTMVSDLTGLPVANASLLDEGTAAAEAMTMSLNNLSTSRAKRPGKTYVVSSLVHHNTFRVMHGRAEGFGVHLRQVDLADAAALEQVEALGEDLVGIMAQYPDTNGGVGDLRALGDLAHRHGTLFSVATDLSALTILTPPGEFGADVAFGNSQRFGVPLGCGGPHAAFMAVKESSKRRLPGRIIGLSKDRTGNRALRLALQTREQHIRREKATSNVCTAQALLANMAAMYAIYHGPAQLKEMAVNNLRYARMLQAAAGHYGLDVSTKTLDPDGRVLSDTVTLRFATPAACYAFYDELMKQSISGGKSPTTDEIRLAVPATFSQDQFVRVVMAMQAVAGRNAADDALDVASHQWTAQLAQSSADLVKGIPDAVRRESNFLTHPVFNTHHSETEMLRYMHHLQSKDLSLVHSMIPLGSCTMKLNGTTQMELIGGEGVSNVHPYAPADSTLGYRKLFNATSAQLSALTGMAATSLQPNSGAQGEFAGLRVIRKFHEQQPGSKRDICLIPVSAHGTNPASATMAGMRVVPIKCDAETGNLDLVDLEAKCKKHEAELGAIMVTYPSTFGVFEPDIRKVCDLVHAHGGLVYMDGANMNAQIGLTSPGALGADVCHLNLHKTFCIPHGGGGPGIGPICVKDFLEPFLPSKHDQTPISSAPFGSASIVPISWAYISTMGDEGLRKATKTALLNANYLLARLKAHYPILYTNDKGRCAHEFIIDARPFKASAGIEVVDIAKRLQDYGFHAPTMSWPVPGTLMIEPTESESKEELDRFVEAMISIREEIREVEDGKQPREGNVLRNSPHTQADIILGDGGSWDRPYSRQKAAYPLPYLLEKKFWPTVTRVDDTYGDTNLFCTCPPVEDTTQQ; encoded by the exons ATGGCCTCCCGACTGGCTCGTGCCGGGGGCATGCCCCTGCGTCCCTCGGCCTCCCCTCTCGGCTTCGTGGCCCGCTCCCGGTGCTTCTACCAGACGTCGAGCCTTCCCGGCAAggtcgacgcggccaaggccaaggcggagaGCGAGCGTCCGTACTCGAGGAAGCCGCAGTACGGCGAGATGAAGCGGCTTCGTGCCCAGTGCAAGGAGCCCTGGAAGGACTTCACCGCTCGGCATATCGGTCCCCGTGAGGacgacatcgtcgacatGCTCAAGGCCCTCGGTCCCGGCGCCGAAACGCTCGACTCGTTCGTGTCCCAGGTCATCCCCGCCGACATCATGCTGCCGCCGCAGAAAAAGGTGCAGCCCAAGGCGCTGTCCGAGACCGAGGTTCGTCGCGTCTTCAAGGCCATGGAGCGAAGCAACAAGGTCCGCGTCTGGATGAACGGCGGTGGCTACTACCCCGTGGAGACGCCCGCCGTCATCAAGCGAAACATACTCGAGAACCCGGCGTGGTACACGAGCTACACGCCCTACCAGGCCGAGATCAGCCAGGGTCGCCTGCAGTCGCTGCTCAACTTCCAAACCATGGTCTCGGACCTCACCGGTCTCCCCGTCGCCAACGCGagcctgctcgacgagggcaccgccgccgccgaggccatgacCATGTCGCTCAACAACCTGTCCACGTCGCGGGCGAAGCGACCGGGCAAGACGTACGTCGTCTCGAGCCTCGTCCACCACAACACCTTCCGCGTCATGCACGGCCGCGCCGAGGGCTTCGGCGTCCATCTTCGCCAGGtggacctcgccgacgccgccgccctcgagcaggtcgaggcgctcggcgaggatctcgtcggcatcatggccCAGTACCCCGACaccaacggcggcgtcggcgaccttcgggccctcggcgacctcgccCATCGCCACGGCACCCTCTTCAGCGTGGCGACGGACCTCTCGGCCCTGACCATCCTCACGCCCCCCGGCGAgttcggcgccgacgtcgcctttGGCAACTCGCAGCGCTTCGGCGTCCCCTTGGGCTGCGGCGGCCCCCACGCCGCCTTCATGGCCGTCAAGGAGTCGAGCAAGCGACGCCTTCCCGGCCGCATCATCGGCCTCTCCAAGGACCGCACCGGCAACCGAGCCCTCCGGCTGGCCCTGCAGACGCGGGAGCAGCACATTCGCCgcgagaaggcgacgagcaATGTGTGCACCGCCCAGGCCCTGCTCGCCAACATGGCCGCCATGTACGCCATCTATCACGGGCCGGCCCAGCTCAAGGAGATGGCCGTCAACAACCTCCGCTACGCCCGCATGctgcaggccgccgccggccactacggcctcgacgtctcgACCAAGACGCTCGaccccgacggccgcgtcctGTCCGACACGGTGACGCTTCGCTTCGCGacgcccgccgcctgctACGCCTTCTACGACGAGCTCATGAAGCAGTCCATCAGCGGCGGCAAGTCGCCCACGACCGACGAGatccgtctcgccgtcccCGCCACCTTCTCCCAGGACCAGTTCGTGcgcgtcgtcatggccatgcaGGCCGTTGCCGGCCGCAacgcagccgacgacgccctcgacgtcgcctcgCACCAGTGGACGGCCCAGCTCGCGCAGTCGTCGGCGGACCTCGTCAAGGGAATCCCCGACGCCGTACGCCGAGAGTCGAACTTCCTGACGCATCCCGTCTTCAACACGCACCACAGCGAGACGGAGATGCTGCGATACATGCACCACCTTCAGTCCAAGGACCTGTCCCTCGTCCACTCCATGATCCCCCTCGGCTCCTGCACCATGAAGCTCAACGGCACCACGCAAATGGagctcatcggcggcgagggcgtctcCAACGTGCACCCGTACGCGCCCGCCGACTCGACGCTGGGGTACCGCAAGCTCTTCAACGCCACGTCGGCCCAGCTCTCGGCCCTGACCGGCATGGCCGCCACCTCGCTGCAGCCCAACTCGGGCGCCCAGGGCGAGTTCGCCGGCCTCCGCGTCATCCGCAAGTTTCACGAGCAGCAGCCCGGGAGCAAGCGCGACATCTGCCTGATTCCCGTGTCCGCCCACGGCACGAACCCCGCGTcggccaccatggccggcatGCGCGTCGTCCCCATCAAGTGcgacgccgagacgggcaacctcgacctcgtcgacctcgaggccaagtGCAAGAagcacgaggccgagctgggcGCCATCATGGTCACCTACCCGAGCACCTTTGGCGTCTTCGAGCCCGACATCCGCAAGGTCTGCGACCTCGTCCATGCCCACGGCGGCTTGGTCTACATGGACGGCGCCAACATGAACGCCCAGATCGGCCTGACCTCgcccggcgccctcggcgccgacgtttGCCACCTCAACCTGCACAAGACCTTCTGCATTccccacggcggcggcggccccggcATCGGCCCCATCTGCGTCAAGGACTTCCTCGAACCGTTCCTGCCGAGCAAGCACGACCAGACGCCCATCTCGAGCGCGCCCTTTGGCAGCGCGAGCATCGTGCCCATCAGCTGGGCCTACATCTCCACCATGG GTGACGAGGGTCTGCGCAAGGCGACCAAGACGGCCCTTCTCAACGCCAACTACCTTCTCGCCCGCCTCAAGGCGCACTACCCGATCCTCTACACCAACGACAAGGGGCGCTGCGCGCACGAGTTCATCATCGACGCGAGGCCGTTCAAGGCCTCGGCGGGcatcgaggtcgtcgacatcgccaAGCGTCTCCAGGACTACGGCTTCCACGCGCCGACCATGAGCTGGCCGGTGCCCGGCACGCTTATGATTGAGCCGACGGAGAGCGAGAGcaaggaggagctcgaccgcttcgtcgaggccatgatCAGCATCCGCGAGGAGATtcgcgaggtcgaggacggcaagcAACCGAGGGAGGGCAACGTGCTGCGCAACTCGCCGCACACGCAGGCGGACATCATCCTGGGCGACGGTGGCAGCTGGGACAGGCCTTACTCGCGCCAGAAGGCCGCCTACCCGCTGCCGTACCTGCTGGAGAAGAAGTTctggccgacggtgacgcgcGTCGATGACA CGTACGGAGACACGAACCTGTTCTGCACCTGCCCCCCCGTCGAGGACACGACGCAGCAATAA